The Sphaerospermopsis torques-reginae ITEP-024 genome has a window encoding:
- a CDS encoding class I SAM-dependent methyltransferase, with the protein MRIEKLLKKNLLSFINKAGFQVRRFSDPLQLPLYESLFDSVILASKPFYNVGSGSFCHPLWTNIDYVSGWYGQVQKKIVHHDLMSETPLPIESNSAEIVYTSHTIEHIKDRAVLYFFRDTYRALKPGGIFRVTTGPDAETDFRASFSNIYRSGYGQSVSPILRNTQLFDSTHPQMSIYMECIK; encoded by the coding sequence ATGAGAATTGAGAAACTTCTTAAAAAGAATTTATTATCTTTCATAAACAAGGCTGGCTTTCAAGTTAGGAGATTTTCAGATCCGTTACAACTACCTTTGTATGAATCTCTATTTGACTCCGTTATTCTTGCTAGCAAACCATTTTATAACGTTGGTTCTGGCTCTTTTTGCCATCCGCTCTGGACAAATATTGACTACGTGAGTGGCTGGTATGGTCAGGTACAAAAAAAAATTGTGCATCATGACCTGATGTCTGAGACTCCACTTCCTATTGAAAGCAACTCAGCGGAAATAGTTTATACCTCTCATACAATTGAACACATTAAAGATAGGGCTGTTCTTTATTTCTTCAGAGATACATACAGAGCTTTGAAGCCAGGTGGTATATTCCGTGTGACAACTGGACCAGATGCTGAAACGGATTTCCGCGCAAGTTTCTCCAATATTTATCGTTCAGGCTATGGACAGTCTGTATCTCCTATTCTAAGAAACACTCAGCTTTTTGATTCGACACATCCACAAATGTCAATTTATATGGAGTGCATTAAGTAA
- the neuC gene encoding UDP-N-acetylglucosamine 2-epimerase encodes MTVVRKVCIVTGTRAEYGLLYWLMKEIADDPDLQLQIIATGMHLSPEFGLTYQQIEADGFTIDAKVEMLLSSDTPVGIAKSIGLGVIGFADALERLKPDILVVLGDRFEVLAAAQAAMVYRVPIAHIHGGETTEGAFDEQIRHAITKFAQWHFVAAEPYRQRVIQLGESPERVFNLGAPGLDHLGRLDWCDRPTLEKFLGIKLLSPIFLVTYHPVTLDEQSPAIAMGELLTALDAFPQATVILTYPNADTGGRVLIEQIDQWVKSNQHRAKAFVSLGQQRYLSLMREADVIVGNSSSGITEAPALKKATVNIGDRQKGRLKAKSIIDVSEDSTSIMDAIHQALSPKFQSLLPSVESWYVSGNVSYKIKETLKTVTPQTQKSFFDIDHV; translated from the coding sequence ATGACAGTAGTCCGTAAAGTTTGTATTGTCACAGGAACCAGGGCTGAGTATGGTTTGCTCTACTGGTTAATGAAAGAGATTGCTGATGACCCCGATTTACAGTTGCAAATCATCGCTACAGGGATGCACCTGTCCCCTGAGTTTGGTTTAACCTATCAGCAAATTGAAGCTGATGGTTTTACCATTGATGCCAAGGTAGAAATGTTGTTATCATCTGATACACCTGTAGGTATAGCAAAATCCATTGGTTTGGGTGTGATTGGGTTTGCGGATGCTTTGGAGCGATTAAAGCCTGATATTTTGGTGGTTTTAGGCGATCGCTTTGAAGTTTTAGCAGCAGCCCAAGCAGCAATGGTTTACCGGGTTCCCATAGCTCATATACATGGGGGAGAAACAACAGAGGGCGCATTCGATGAGCAAATTCGCCACGCTATTACCAAATTTGCCCAGTGGCATTTTGTAGCCGCAGAACCCTACCGCCAGCGCGTCATTCAATTGGGAGAATCCCCAGAACGAGTTTTTAACCTAGGTGCACCAGGACTAGATCATCTAGGGCGTTTAGATTGGTGCGATCGCCCAACCCTAGAAAAGTTTTTGGGAATAAAATTACTATCACCCATTTTTCTGGTTACCTATCATCCCGTGACTTTAGATGAACAATCACCGGCTATTGCCATGGGAGAGTTATTAACTGCTCTGGATGCTTTTCCTCAGGCAACAGTGATTTTAACTTATCCCAATGCGGACACAGGGGGAAGAGTTTTAATTGAGCAGATTGATCAATGGGTGAAAAGCAATCAACATCGTGCTAAGGCATTTGTTTCCCTAGGTCAACAACGGTATTTAAGTTTAATGCGTGAAGCAGATGTAATTGTGGGGAATTCCTCCAGTGGAATTACTGAAGCCCCCGCTCTGAAAAAAGCCACAGTAAATATTGGCGATCGCCAAAAGGGTAGGCTAAAAGCCAAATCTATAATTGATGTATCGGAAGATAGTACAAGTATTATGGATGCAATTCATCAGGCACTTTCCCCTAAATTTCAATCTCTCCTACCATCAGTAGAATCATGGTATGTATCAGGAAATGTGAGTTACAAAATTAAAGAAACACTCAAAACGGTTACACCTCAAACACAGAAATCTTTTTTTGATATTGATCATGTTTGA
- a CDS encoding LegC family aminotransferase — protein sequence MDRLDQEFLQGLHRVLGEPKPFIPLHEPEFTGNEWELVKDCLDSTFVSSVGKYVDRFEAMLADYTAAKYAVAVVNGTAALHIALLLAGVQTEDEVLIPALSFVATANAVVHCGAIPHFIDSDWSTLGIDISSLGEYLQECSQEKGGKLINRHTGRRIAAIVPMHTYGHPVDMASLLALADNYNLPVVEDAAESLGSAYKGQHTGTVGLLGTLSFNGNKVITTGGGGVILTNDQELARQAKHLTTTAKLPHRWEFFHDQVAWNYRLPNLNAALGCAQMEKLPELLQRKRSLARRYQEVFRDVKGIEFVAEPLSSISNYWLNTLRLQKPSFEMRDRLLGLANDAGYQCRPTWTLLHKLPMYVNCPHAPLPVAERLEASLINVPSSANLVGVQR from the coding sequence GTGGACAGGTTAGATCAGGAATTTTTACAAGGTTTACACAGGGTATTGGGAGAGCCTAAACCTTTTATTCCACTCCACGAACCAGAATTTACTGGTAATGAGTGGGAATTGGTCAAAGATTGCCTAGATTCGACCTTTGTTTCTTCCGTGGGTAAGTATGTTGACCGCTTTGAGGCGATGTTGGCAGATTACACGGCAGCAAAATATGCTGTTGCTGTGGTTAATGGTACTGCTGCGCTACACATAGCCCTGCTGTTAGCAGGGGTGCAAACAGAAGATGAGGTGTTAATTCCAGCTTTGTCCTTTGTAGCTACGGCTAATGCGGTGGTTCATTGTGGTGCGATTCCCCATTTTATTGATAGTGATTGGTCAACCTTGGGAATAGATATCTCAAGTTTGGGAGAGTACCTACAGGAATGTAGCCAGGAAAAAGGTGGAAAGTTAATTAACCGTCATACAGGAAGAAGAATTGCAGCGATTGTACCGATGCACACTTATGGTCACCCTGTGGATATGGCATCACTGCTGGCTTTAGCGGATAATTACAATTTACCTGTGGTGGAAGATGCAGCGGAATCTTTGGGGAGTGCTTATAAAGGACAACATACGGGTACTGTAGGACTGTTGGGAACCTTGAGCTTTAATGGGAATAAGGTGATTACTACGGGCGGTGGAGGTGTGATTTTAACCAATGATCAGGAATTAGCTCGACAAGCTAAACATTTGACAACTACAGCTAAACTGCCCCATCGCTGGGAATTTTTTCACGATCAGGTAGCTTGGAATTATCGGTTGCCGAATTTGAACGCTGCCCTGGGTTGTGCCCAAATGGAGAAATTACCCGAACTGTTGCAGCGTAAACGTTCCTTGGCACGGCGCTATCAGGAAGTGTTTAGGGATGTCAAGGGTATTGAGTTTGTAGCTGAACCATTAAGTAGTATAAGTAATTACTGGCTCAACACTTTACGATTGCAAAAACCAAGTTTTGAGATGCGCGATCGCCTGTTAGGATTAGCAAATGATGCAGGTTATCAGTGTCGTCCCACTTGGACACTGTTGCATAAGCTGCCTATGTATGTTAATTGTCCTCATGCTCCCTTACCTGTGGCGGAGCGGTTGGAAGCAAGCTTGATCAATGTACCAAGTAGTGCAAATCTTGTAGGCGTTCAGAGATGA
- a CDS encoding NAD-dependent 4,6-dehydratase LegB, with amino-acid sequence MKTILVTGADGFIGSHLTESLVSQGYQVRAFVLYNSFNSWGWLDHSPKEILDSLEVFSGDIRDPYGVKSAMQGCDIVLHLAALIAIPYSYHSPATYVDTNITGTLNVVQAARELGVQKVVHTSTSEVYGTAQFVPITEEHPLQGQSPYSASKIGADQVAMSFYRSFGTPVSIIRPFNTYGPRQSARAVIPTVITQIANGNRKIKLGALHPTRDFNYVKDTVRGFITIAESQNSVGEVINIGSNFEISIGDTVNLIAEAMGVDIEIETDDVRLRPEKSEVNRLWADNSKAKRLVGWEPLYGGREGFKRGLAETAAWFMNPANLVGYKSNQYNI; translated from the coding sequence ATGAAAACAATCTTAGTTACAGGTGCTGATGGTTTTATTGGCTCTCATCTTACAGAGTCTTTGGTCAGTCAAGGTTATCAGGTTCGTGCTTTCGTTCTTTACAACTCTTTCAATTCCTGGGGTTGGCTCGACCATTCTCCCAAGGAAATCCTTGATAGTTTAGAGGTATTTTCCGGGGATATTCGTGATCCTTACGGTGTTAAATCTGCCATGCAGGGATGTGACATTGTTTTACACTTAGCAGCCCTGATTGCTATTCCTTACTCCTATCATTCCCCTGCTACCTATGTCGATACTAATATTACAGGTACTCTCAATGTGGTTCAGGCTGCGCGGGAATTGGGTGTGCAAAAAGTCGTTCATACCTCTACCAGTGAGGTTTATGGAACGGCTCAATTTGTACCAATTACAGAAGAGCATCCATTGCAAGGTCAGTCTCCCTATTCTGCCAGTAAGATAGGGGCTGATCAAGTAGCCATGTCTTTTTACCGCTCTTTTGGTACACCTGTGTCTATTATTCGTCCTTTTAACACTTACGGACCACGACAGTCAGCTAGGGCGGTTATTCCTACGGTAATTACGCAAATTGCCAATGGAAATCGCAAAATTAAATTGGGAGCCTTACATCCCACTAGGGATTTTAATTACGTTAAAGATACTGTGCGAGGATTTATTACCATAGCAGAATCCCAAAACTCTGTGGGAGAGGTGATTAATATCGGTAGTAATTTTGAAATTTCTATTGGTGACACGGTTAATTTAATTGCCGAGGCTATGGGTGTTGATATAGAAATAGAAACTGATGATGTCCGCTTGCGTCCTGAGAAAAGTGAAGTAAACAGGTTATGGGCTGACAATAGTAAGGCTAAACGGCTTGTGGGTTGGGAACCCCTTTATGGTGGACGAGAGGGTTTTAAACGCGGATTGGCAGAAACAGCAGCATGGTTTATGAATCCGGCTAACTTAGTCGGGTATAAGAGCAATCAGTATAATATTTGA
- a CDS encoding ABC transporter ATP-binding protein has translation MIEKQASLIQNLRQLYHLLPLARQRQMLWLLVLMVVTAASEVVSLGAVLPFLGALSNAEGVLNPTLQPLWVQLGVTNTFQLVAWLGGSFGSAVVLANGLRLLTLRWQLRFSAMVSSDLSCEVYRRTLLQPYSFHVRHSSNELIADITQDLQSVSSSVLPAVLNLVVNSIIVLALVLSILAINLGVALSTAAVLGITYVILLRNTRHALARNSKIISSQSRFVVKYLQEGLGGIRDVLLESNQGMFVTRYDQAYRPTRVAVANNAFIGVLPRYLIEAVAMVTIALIAVSMSYDQQQLAQVVPTLGALTLAANRLLPALQTSFNALVNIRGNQVSLQNVLRRLSMPVSQVSLGSGVGQPLDNELRLQGVWFRYTDSTPWVLQDLCLQIKANTTVGFVGTTGSGKSTTADMILGLLQPERGEVLVDGAALIGERLHRWQRTIAHVPQSIFLSDATVAENIAFGVPRSEIDLDRVRQAARLAQIADFIESRTEGYGEIVGERGIRLSGGQRQRIGIARALYKRASVIVLDEATSALDNETEREVMGAIEGLSHQLTVILIAHRLTTVQKCDRIFHLDQGRLVAQGTYEELLANSPSFRTMALSGVE, from the coding sequence ATGATAGAAAAACAAGCATCCCTGATACAAAACCTGCGGCAATTATATCATTTGTTACCTTTAGCTCGGCAAAGACAAATGTTATGGTTACTAGTGCTGATGGTAGTGACGGCGGCAAGTGAGGTAGTAAGCTTGGGGGCTGTGTTACCATTCCTAGGTGCATTGAGTAATGCCGAGGGTGTGCTGAATCCGACTTTGCAACCCCTTTGGGTGCAGTTGGGGGTAACTAATACTTTTCAACTGGTGGCGTGGTTAGGGGGGAGCTTTGGATCGGCGGTAGTCTTGGCTAATGGGTTGCGACTGCTGACATTGCGCTGGCAGTTACGATTTTCGGCAATGGTGTCCAGTGATTTGAGTTGTGAAGTGTATCGTCGTACCCTGTTACAACCTTACAGTTTTCATGTGCGTCATAGTAGTAATGAATTAATTGCCGATATTACCCAGGATCTTCAGAGTGTGAGTTCATCTGTTTTACCAGCTGTTCTGAATCTGGTGGTTAATAGTATAATTGTACTAGCTTTGGTGCTGTCAATTTTGGCAATTAATCTGGGAGTTGCCCTAAGTACGGCGGCAGTTTTGGGGATAACTTATGTTATTTTGCTGCGGAACACTCGCCACGCACTAGCCCGAAATAGCAAGATCATCAGTAGTCAAAGTCGGTTTGTGGTGAAATATCTCCAAGAGGGATTAGGAGGAATTCGGGATGTGTTGCTTGAGAGTAATCAGGGGATGTTTGTCACCCGCTATGATCAGGCGTATCGTCCCACCCGTGTGGCGGTTGCAAATAATGCCTTCATTGGTGTGTTGCCTCGGTATTTAATAGAGGCTGTGGCTATGGTTACCATTGCCCTGATCGCTGTATCTATGTCCTATGATCAGCAGCAGTTGGCTCAAGTAGTACCCACATTGGGAGCTTTGACCTTGGCAGCCAATCGGTTATTGCCAGCATTGCAGACTAGCTTTAACGCCCTGGTTAATATACGTGGGAATCAGGTATCTCTGCAAAACGTATTGCGGAGATTGTCCATGCCTGTGTCCCAGGTTTCCCTGGGTTCTGGGGTGGGTCAACCTCTAGACAATGAGTTGCGCTTACAAGGGGTGTGGTTTCGTTATACAGACTCTACACCCTGGGTATTACAAGACCTATGTTTACAGATTAAGGCTAATACTACAGTTGGTTTTGTAGGAACTACCGGTAGTGGTAAGAGTACCACTGCGGATATGATTTTGGGTCTATTACAGCCAGAACGGGGGGAAGTGTTGGTGGATGGCGCAGCCTTGATAGGGGAACGTTTACACCGTTGGCAGCGTACCATTGCCCATGTACCCCAGAGTATTTTTCTCAGTGATGCTACTGTGGCAGAGAATATCGCTTTTGGGGTTCCCCGCAGTGAAATTGATCTGGATCGGGTGCGGCAGGCGGCACGATTAGCTCAAATTGCCGACTTCATTGAAAGTCGGACTGAGGGTTATGGGGAAATAGTGGGAGAACGAGGGATTCGTTTGTCGGGCGGTCAACGGCAGCGTATTGGCATCGCCAGGGCATTATATAAACGGGCATCAGTGATTGTCTTAGATGAGGCGACCAGTGCCTTGGATAATGAGACAGAACGGGAGGTGATGGGGGCTATTGAGGGGTTGAGTCATCAACTGACGGTGATTTTAATTGCCCATCGGTTGACGACGGTACAGAAATGCGATCGCATTTTTCATTTGGATCAGGGTCGTTTGGTGGCACAGGGAACTTATGAGGAATTATTGGCTAATAGTCCCAGTTTTCGCACTATGGCTTTGAGTGGTGTGGAGTAA
- a CDS encoding DegT/DnrJ/EryC1/StrS family aminotransferase, whose amino-acid sequence MKIPVLDLKPQYEQIQDQVQAAMNRVLESGQFIMGPDVKLFEQEVAEYLGVKHTVAVNSGTDALVIGLRALGIGVGDEVITTPFSFFATAESISTVGAKPIFADIDPQSFNIDPEAIRKHITPNTKAIMPVHLYGNPAAMGQIMDIAQEYGLKVIEDCAQSFGSRYYGGCPGCKEDCQESTRDAIQGKFTGTIGDVGAYSFFPSKNLGCYGDGGMVVTNDDQVAELARMLRVHGAKKKYHNEILGYNSRLDTLQAAILRVKLQYIDQWNQGRRQAAKIYNNLLADVSGVITPVITDGHVFHQYTIRIIGDNRDSVQQYLAGESIGSMIYYPIPQDKLPVYQGEYSVNPVSDLLATEVLSLPIWPELESEKIEVVVKAVDKAMK is encoded by the coding sequence ATGAAAATCCCCGTTCTTGACCTCAAACCTCAGTACGAGCAAATTCAAGACCAAGTGCAAGCAGCGATGAATCGAGTCTTGGAGTCTGGCCAATTTATTATGGGGCCTGATGTCAAGCTGTTTGAGCAGGAGGTGGCAGAGTATTTAGGGGTAAAACATACAGTTGCTGTTAACTCCGGCACAGATGCCTTGGTGATTGGTTTACGCGCTCTGGGTATTGGAGTGGGGGATGAGGTAATTACTACCCCATTTTCTTTTTTTGCTACTGCTGAATCTATCAGTACCGTGGGTGCAAAGCCAATTTTTGCTGATATTGACCCCCAGAGTTTTAACATTGACCCAGAAGCTATTAGGAAGCATATCACACCTAATACCAAGGCGATTATGCCTGTGCATCTCTATGGTAATCCCGCTGCGATGGGGCAAATTATGGATATTGCCCAGGAGTATGGGTTAAAGGTAATTGAAGATTGCGCCCAATCTTTTGGATCTAGGTATTACGGTGGCTGTCCTGGATGTAAGGAGGATTGTCAAGAAAGTACTAGGGATGCTATTCAAGGTAAGTTCACCGGAACTATTGGTGATGTAGGTGCTTATTCCTTTTTCCCTTCTAAGAATTTGGGCTGTTATGGGGATGGGGGCATGGTAGTCACAAATGATGACCAAGTGGCAGAATTAGCCCGGATGTTGCGAGTACATGGGGCAAAAAAGAAATATCACAATGAGATATTGGGCTACAATTCCCGGTTAGATACCCTGCAAGCGGCGATTTTACGGGTGAAGCTACAGTATATTGACCAGTGGAATCAGGGGAGGCGACAGGCGGCTAAAATTTACAATAATTTGTTGGCTGATGTTTCGGGTGTGATTACTCCAGTAATTACCGATGGTCATGTGTTTCACCAGTATACCATTAGGATAATCGGCGATAATCGTGACAGTGTACAGCAGTACTTGGCTGGTGAGAGCATTGGCTCCATGATTTATTATCCCATTCCCCAGGATAAGTTACCTGTTTATCAAGGGGAGTATTCTGTTAACCCGGTTAGTGATTTGTTAGCTACGGAGGTTTTGAGTTTGCCCATTTGGCCGGAGTTGGAGTCTGAGAAAATTGAGGTGGTTGTTAAGGCTGTAGATAAGGCTATGAAATAG